The Gemmatimonadaceae bacterium genome includes a region encoding these proteins:
- a CDS encoding VOC family protein, whose amino-acid sequence MPNVTTQPRLTSLAPQFLVNDLARSMSYYRSLGFTFGEPWEGFYAIGHRDGLELHLKEAPKNQADRQFRREHEHLDAAAGVDGIEAFYEQCVANGVRILIPLTATEWGTKDFYIEDPDGYVISFGGRPSENEARR is encoded by the coding sequence ATGCCTAACGTTACGACTCAGCCCCGGCTCACCTCCCTGGCGCCCCAGTTCCTGGTCAACGATCTTGCGCGCTCGATGAGCTACTACCGGAGCCTCGGCTTCACCTTCGGCGAGCCATGGGAAGGGTTCTACGCGATTGGACATCGGGATGGGTTGGAGCTCCATCTCAAGGAAGCACCGAAGAACCAGGCGGATCGCCAGTTCCGTCGCGAACATGAGCACCTCGATGCCGCGGCCGGCGTCGACGGGATCGAAGCGTTTTACGAGCAGTGCGTCGCGAATGGTGTGAGGATTCTCATTCCGCTGACGGCAACGGAGTGGGGGACGAAGGATTTCTACATCGAGGATCCGGACGGATACGTTATCTCGTTCGGCGGCCGTCCATCGGAGAACGAGGCTCGCCGGTGA
- the aceA gene encoding isocitrate lyase, whose translation MAVSTQFIDENLETAGVEGPTGPTDARWQGITRPYSATDVERLRPSVRIAHTLADVGARRLWALLTSRDYVPALGALNGSQAVQMVRAGLEAIYVSGWQVAADANLAGQTYPDQSLYPANSVPAVVRRLNQALLRADQIERSESKGDAVSARRYWLAPLVADAEAGFGGPLNAFELMKGMIEAGAAGVHFEDQLASEKKCGHLGGKVLVPTGQFIRTLIAARLAADVLDVPTVLIARTDADSAKLLTSDIDPRDREFCAGDRTPEGFFRLRAGIECAIARAIAYAPYADLLWCETSTPNLAEARRFAEAVHDAAPGKMLAYNCSPSFNWRKHLDASTIARFQRELGAMGYKFQFVTLAGFHAVNHSMFDLARGYRDRGMAAYAELQTAELAAEADGYTATRHQREVGTGYFDVVSEIISGGASSTQALKESTERQQF comes from the coding sequence ATGGCAGTTTCCACGCAATTCATCGACGAGAACCTCGAGACCGCCGGCGTCGAGGGTCCGACCGGGCCTACCGACGCACGCTGGCAGGGCATCACACGCCCCTACTCCGCCACCGACGTCGAACGGCTTCGTCCGTCCGTTCGGATCGCGCACACGCTCGCCGACGTCGGCGCGCGCCGGCTCTGGGCACTGCTCACCTCGCGCGACTACGTACCCGCGTTAGGCGCGCTCAACGGCAGCCAGGCCGTGCAGATGGTTCGCGCCGGTCTCGAGGCCATCTATGTGAGCGGCTGGCAGGTGGCGGCCGACGCCAATCTCGCCGGCCAGACGTATCCCGATCAGAGTCTCTACCCAGCGAACTCCGTCCCCGCGGTCGTTAGGCGACTCAACCAGGCGCTGCTCCGCGCCGATCAGATCGAACGCAGCGAGTCGAAGGGCGACGCGGTGAGCGCGCGTCGCTACTGGCTCGCACCGCTCGTCGCCGACGCCGAGGCGGGGTTCGGCGGCCCGCTCAACGCCTTCGAGCTCATGAAGGGGATGATCGAGGCTGGCGCCGCCGGCGTTCACTTCGAGGATCAGCTCGCGTCCGAGAAGAAGTGTGGTCACCTGGGCGGCAAGGTCCTCGTGCCGACCGGCCAATTCATTCGCACCCTGATCGCCGCGCGGCTCGCGGCCGACGTCCTCGATGTTCCGACTGTGCTCATCGCGCGCACCGACGCCGACAGCGCGAAGCTGCTCACGAGCGACATCGACCCACGCGACCGCGAGTTCTGCGCCGGTGACCGCACACCGGAAGGATTCTTCCGCCTTCGCGCCGGTATCGAATGCGCCATCGCGCGCGCGATCGCGTACGCGCCGTACGCCGACCTCCTCTGGTGCGAGACGTCGACGCCGAATCTCGCCGAGGCACGACGATTCGCCGAAGCAGTTCACGACGCCGCGCCGGGCAAGATGCTCGCGTACAACTGCTCCCCGTCATTCAACTGGCGGAAGCACCTCGATGCGTCGACGATCGCCAGGTTCCAGCGCGAGCTCGGCGCAATGGGATACAAGTTCCAGTTCGTGACGCTCGCTGGATTCCACGCGGTGAACCACAGCATGTTCGATCTGGCGCGCGGCTACCGTGATCGTGGCATGGCCGCGTACGCGGAGCTCCAGACAGCGGAGCTCGCGGCGGAAGCTGATGGTTACACCGCGACACGTCATCAGCGCGAAGTGGGCACCGGTTATTTCGATGTCGTCTCGGAGATTATTTCGGGCGGTGCGAGCTCCACTCAGGCCTTGAAGGAATCCACGGAGCGGCAACAGTTCTAA
- the aceB gene encoding malate synthase A, translating into MSSLASPSHGVDARSNGSRPHSDVLTPEALAFVGDLARQFGESIEILLNSRALRRARIARGEEHLDFLPGTAPIRERDWTVAPTPRDLERRVVEITGPTDRKMMINALNSGADVFMADLEDSSAPTWSNMIAGQVNLRDAVRRTIEWNDAESGKAYRLNERTATLIVRPRGLHLVERHLVIDGKPIAASLVDAGLFLHHNATALIERGSGPYLYLPKLESHLEARLWNDVLVYAERALALPNGSIKITVLIETIAAAFEMDEIIFELRDRIAGLNCGRWDYIFSFIKYQTADPRAVLPDRSQVTMEQPCMRAYTQLAVKTCHRRGAYSIGGMAAQIPIKNDADANERALAKVRADKLREVRDGHDGTWVAHPGLVSVAREAFEAHMSSTNQLDRLRDDVHIAADDLLRVPTGTRTEEGLRQNVRVGVQYIESWLRGVGCVPLYHLMEDAATAEISRAQVWQWIHHGARLDDTGDTVTPQLLGRIIDEELTRLTTELGANRIRGGRFTEARSLFLELASADTLADFLTSAAYGALDDTPPIVIA; encoded by the coding sequence ATGTCATCGCTCGCGTCACCGAGCCACGGCGTCGACGCCCGTTCCAACGGGTCACGACCGCATTCGGACGTGCTCACGCCCGAGGCGTTAGCGTTCGTCGGCGATCTGGCGCGGCAGTTCGGTGAATCGATCGAGATTTTGCTGAATTCTCGAGCGCTGCGGCGCGCACGCATCGCCCGCGGCGAGGAGCATCTGGATTTCCTGCCCGGCACCGCACCGATTCGCGAACGCGACTGGACCGTTGCGCCGACGCCACGAGACCTCGAGCGACGCGTCGTCGAGATCACGGGACCGACGGACCGCAAAATGATGATCAACGCTCTCAACTCGGGAGCCGACGTCTTCATGGCGGACCTCGAGGATTCCTCGGCGCCGACGTGGTCGAACATGATCGCCGGCCAGGTGAATCTGCGAGACGCGGTGCGGCGCACGATCGAATGGAACGACGCGGAGAGCGGGAAAGCGTACCGGCTCAACGAGCGAACGGCGACGCTGATCGTGCGGCCGCGCGGCCTGCATCTCGTCGAGCGTCATCTCGTGATCGATGGAAAGCCGATCGCTGCCTCATTAGTCGACGCGGGGTTGTTTCTCCATCACAACGCTACGGCACTCATCGAGCGCGGGAGCGGCCCCTACCTCTACCTGCCGAAGCTCGAGAGTCACCTCGAGGCTCGGCTCTGGAACGACGTGCTCGTGTACGCCGAGCGCGCGCTCGCGCTGCCTAACGGTTCTATCAAAATCACGGTATTGATCGAGACGATCGCCGCCGCGTTCGAGATGGACGAGATCATCTTCGAGCTGCGCGACCGCATCGCGGGACTCAACTGCGGCCGATGGGATTACATCTTCAGCTTCATCAAGTACCAGACGGCCGATCCGCGTGCCGTGCTCCCGGACCGTTCGCAGGTCACGATGGAGCAGCCGTGCATGCGGGCGTACACTCAGCTTGCGGTGAAGACCTGTCACCGGCGCGGCGCGTATTCGATCGGTGGGATGGCGGCGCAGATCCCGATCAAGAATGATGCTGACGCGAACGAGCGCGCGCTCGCAAAGGTCCGCGCCGACAAGCTGCGCGAAGTGCGCGACGGCCACGACGGCACATGGGTCGCCCACCCGGGGTTGGTATCGGTCGCGCGCGAAGCCTTCGAGGCGCACATGTCGTCGACGAACCAGCTCGATCGGTTGCGCGACGACGTGCACATCGCCGCGGACGATCTGCTGCGCGTTCCGACGGGCACGCGGACGGAGGAAGGACTTCGCCAGAACGTGCGGGTCGGCGTGCAGTACATCGAGTCGTGGCTGCGCGGTGTGGGCTGCGTCCCCCTGTACCATCTCATGGAAGATGCCGCGACGGCCGAAATCTCGCGCGCGCAGGTGTGGCAATGGATTCACCACGGCGCGCGCCTCGACGACACCGGCGACACCGTCACGCCTCAGCTCCTCGGGCGAATCATCGACGAGGAGCTCACTCGCCTAACGACTGAGCTCGGCGCCAACCGCATTCGTGGCGGGCGCTTTACGGAAGCGCGTTCGCTCTTCCTAGAGCTCGCCAGCGCCGACACGCTCGCCGACTTCCTTACGTCGGCGGCGTACGGCGCGCTCGACGACACCCCACCAATAGTCATCGCCTGA
- a CDS encoding ABC transporter permease, translating into MPTSLRHALRSLKRTPVFAIAAILTLVLGIGSVAATFAIVYSVLLAPLPYGHPDRLVSVDLDPRRAELRRIQQPPAVYFTYKRFARRIEDIGFYRTGNANIWTGGGDDAPERVTATWVTASMIPLLQVRPILGRSFTTDEERLNGPNAAILSESVWRTRLHADPDVIGKTLMANSVARVIVGVMPQQFSFPTSDTRVWLPTRLDPNSTTVGDFSYFGVARLTTGATAGQAQRELTALLPKVAELFPRLESGTATTAWLDQAGPLPVVIPLRDEVTNGIAHTLWMLAAAAGLVLLVAWANVTNLMLIRADGRQFELAIREALGASRLRILTHFLGESIVLTTTAGAVALLAAWGAVRALVAFGSADVPRLTELGVGLTSVGFVALVSIVGAVLYATVPTLHVCRANLTINLRDGGRSDTAGKSRQRLRATIAALQIAVALVVVAGSALLLRTFHRLYQERPGFDVTNVMTIWTQLPFARYGDSASVTFYDRLTESVRNLPAVRAAGLTTRLPLGAGEMREQSYRLDGDGRLVSLHVDVVDDGYFTAMRIPIPRVAVLSDLAFSATETSSSASTPLRPSGTIPPAASMWEDGCRSRLWVRHIPSSAWSVTCATRIWARRPPPCCIRRNPCPSIRESSPALATSWRSS; encoded by the coding sequence ATGCCGACGTCGCTCCGACACGCGTTGAGATCTTTGAAGCGGACGCCGGTGTTCGCGATCGCGGCGATCCTCACGCTCGTCCTCGGCATCGGTTCGGTCGCGGCGACGTTCGCCATCGTATACAGCGTTCTGCTCGCGCCTCTCCCCTACGGACATCCGGATCGCCTGGTCAGCGTCGATCTCGATCCGCGGAGGGCCGAGTTGCGACGCATTCAACAGCCGCCGGCCGTCTACTTCACGTACAAGCGCTTCGCGCGGCGCATCGAGGACATCGGCTTCTATCGAACCGGGAACGCCAACATCTGGACCGGCGGCGGCGACGATGCACCCGAGCGCGTCACCGCGACCTGGGTCACCGCGTCCATGATTCCACTCCTCCAGGTGAGGCCGATTCTCGGACGCTCATTCACAACTGACGAGGAGCGGCTCAACGGGCCTAACGCGGCCATCCTCAGCGAGTCCGTGTGGCGAACGCGCTTGCACGCCGACCCCGACGTCATCGGCAAGACACTGATGGCCAACAGCGTCGCCCGTGTGATCGTCGGCGTCATGCCGCAGCAGTTTTCTTTTCCCACATCCGATACTCGAGTCTGGCTTCCAACGAGGCTCGATCCGAACAGCACCACGGTCGGCGATTTCAGCTACTTCGGCGTGGCGCGCCTAACGACCGGCGCGACTGCCGGCCAAGCGCAGCGTGAGCTCACTGCGCTCTTGCCGAAAGTCGCCGAGCTGTTCCCGCGTCTCGAGTCGGGCACGGCGACGACGGCCTGGCTCGATCAGGCGGGACCATTGCCCGTCGTGATCCCGTTGCGCGACGAGGTCACGAATGGAATCGCGCACACCCTGTGGATGCTGGCCGCGGCGGCGGGACTCGTCTTGCTCGTTGCGTGGGCGAATGTCACCAATCTGATGTTGATTCGCGCCGACGGGCGACAATTCGAGCTCGCGATACGCGAGGCGCTCGGCGCAAGCCGCCTGCGCATCCTGACGCACTTCCTCGGTGAATCGATCGTACTCACCACGACGGCGGGGGCCGTCGCGCTCCTCGCGGCGTGGGGAGCGGTTCGCGCGCTCGTGGCCTTCGGATCGGCCGACGTTCCACGTCTCACGGAGTTGGGAGTCGGCCTAACGAGTGTGGGATTCGTCGCACTCGTCTCGATCGTTGGAGCCGTCTTATATGCTACCGTGCCGACGCTTCATGTTTGCCGGGCGAACCTGACGATCAATCTTCGTGACGGCGGACGGAGCGATACGGCGGGAAAGTCACGTCAGCGCCTTCGCGCGACAATCGCCGCGCTACAGATCGCCGTGGCGCTCGTGGTGGTCGCGGGATCGGCGCTGCTGCTGCGAACGTTTCACCGGTTGTATCAGGAGCGCCCGGGCTTCGACGTCACGAACGTGATGACGATCTGGACGCAACTGCCATTCGCGCGCTACGGCGATTCGGCGTCCGTCACCTTCTACGACCGGTTGACGGAGTCCGTCCGCAATCTTCCGGCGGTTCGCGCCGCCGGCCTCACGACGCGCCTTCCTCTTGGCGCCGGTGAAATGCGTGAGCAGTCGTATCGTCTCGATGGCGACGGCCGACTCGTTTCTCTGCACGTCGACGTAGTAGACGACGGATACTTCACAGCGATGAGAATTCCGATACCGCGGGTCGCGGTTTTGAGCGACTTGGCGTTCAGCGCGACGGAGACGTCGTCGTCAGCCAGCACACCGCTGCGACCATCTGGAACGATCCCACCAGCCGCGTCGATGTGGGAAGACGGTTGTCGCTCGCGCCTCTGGGTCCGACATATACCGTCGTCGGCGTGGTCGGTGACGTGCGCGACCAGGATCTGGGCACGGCGCCCGCCGCCATGCTGTATACGCCGCAATCCGTGCCCATCGATCCGAGAGTCGAGCCCGGCGCTCGCCACGTCATGGCGCTCGTCGTGA
- the aceK gene encoding bifunctional isocitrate dehydrogenase kinase/phosphatase, translating to MILPSASESSHEANRRLARDCADVVAEVFDEYHERFRRAARRSARDFRARDWVSVRKGSTDRLRLYAHSVDHAIAQVVKRARDVNGERRLWVQMREEYSALVAGRVDSEIAETFFSSVTRRRFATTGVDREIEFQHPWSSEFAARPAEAARRWCSGAGGTCVLAERILADLGHALADPSGDAQRVGDAIARGAREAFGDTEVTGADLLTSLFYRNKGAYLVGRVACEGHRWLPLALALTANDEGIVVDAVLTSADELAIVFGFAWSYFHVDVSCPAATVAFLADIMPQKRIDELYTSIGYNKHGKTELYRTLVHHLSQSDARFEDAPGVKGLVMSVFTLPSLNIVFKIIKDRIGAPKRTTRKHVVDQYRRVFLRDRVGRLADAQLFQGLAFRRECFSDALLAGLLRDAPSVVRAEQGHVILDHVYTERRVRPLNLYIQEADPIRVEAAILDYGQCIKDLAAANIFAGDLLLKNFGVTRHGRVVFYDYDELAPLTDCRFRTFPEPRSPDDELSAEPWFSVAEHDVFPEEFAPFMVPNGPLRDTFAAAHGDLLQRDWWCAVQERVRSGELVDTFPYPATRRLRRLSS from the coding sequence GTGATACTCCCATCGGCCTCGGAAAGCTCACACGAGGCGAACCGCCGCCTCGCCCGCGATTGCGCCGACGTCGTGGCCGAGGTGTTCGACGAGTACCACGAGCGATTCCGCCGCGCTGCGCGCCGCTCGGCCCGAGACTTTCGCGCCCGTGACTGGGTCTCGGTCCGCAAGGGGTCGACGGACCGACTGCGCTTGTATGCGCACAGCGTCGACCACGCGATCGCCCAGGTCGTCAAACGCGCGCGCGACGTGAATGGCGAGCGGCGGCTGTGGGTGCAGATGCGCGAGGAGTACAGCGCGCTCGTCGCCGGACGCGTGGATAGCGAGATCGCGGAAACATTCTTCAGCTCCGTGACGCGCCGGCGATTCGCGACGACCGGCGTCGATCGTGAAATCGAGTTTCAACATCCGTGGTCGTCCGAATTCGCCGCGCGCCCCGCCGAGGCGGCGCGACGCTGGTGTTCAGGCGCGGGCGGGACGTGCGTGCTCGCGGAGCGCATTCTCGCCGATCTGGGTCATGCGCTCGCTGACCCAAGCGGCGACGCACAGCGCGTCGGCGACGCGATCGCGCGCGGTGCACGCGAAGCGTTCGGTGACACGGAGGTCACGGGCGCCGACTTGTTGACGAGTCTCTTCTACCGGAACAAGGGTGCATATCTCGTTGGGCGAGTCGCCTGCGAAGGGCACCGCTGGCTGCCACTCGCGCTCGCGCTGACCGCGAACGACGAGGGTATCGTCGTCGACGCCGTGCTCACTTCCGCAGACGAGCTCGCGATCGTGTTCGGTTTCGCGTGGTCGTATTTCCACGTCGACGTATCATGCCCGGCGGCGACGGTCGCATTTCTCGCCGACATCATGCCGCAGAAACGCATCGACGAGCTCTATACGTCGATTGGGTACAACAAGCATGGAAAGACGGAGCTCTATCGCACGCTCGTTCATCACCTGTCGCAGTCCGACGCACGCTTCGAGGACGCTCCGGGTGTCAAAGGCCTGGTGATGTCGGTGTTCACGTTGCCGTCGCTCAACATCGTTTTCAAGATCATCAAGGATCGCATCGGAGCGCCGAAGCGAACGACGCGGAAGCACGTAGTGGATCAGTATCGTCGCGTCTTTCTGCGTGACCGCGTCGGCCGGCTCGCGGACGCACAGCTCTTTCAGGGCCTCGCTTTTCGTCGAGAGTGTTTCTCCGACGCGCTTCTCGCCGGGCTCCTTCGCGACGCGCCGAGCGTCGTCCGCGCCGAGCAGGGTCACGTCATCCTCGACCACGTGTATACGGAGCGTCGCGTTAGGCCATTGAACCTATACATCCAGGAGGCCGACCCTATCCGCGTCGAGGCGGCGATCCTCGACTACGGCCAGTGCATCAAGGACCTCGCCGCGGCGAACATCTTCGCCGGCGATCTCTTGCTCAAGAACTTCGGCGTGACGCGTCATGGCCGCGTCGTCTTCTACGACTATGACGAGCTTGCGCCGCTCACGGACTGTCGCTTCCGCACGTTTCCCGAGCCGCGATCGCCCGACGACGAGCTATCCGCGGAGCCGTGGTTCTCGGTCGCGGAGCACGACGTGTTTCCGGAAGAGTTCGCGCCTTTCATGGTGCCTAACGGGCCGCTCCGTGACACGTTCGCCGCCGCTCACGGCGATCTGCTGCAGCGGGACTGGTGGTGTGCGGTACAGGAGCGCGTCAGGTCTGGCGAACTAGTGGACACGTTCCCGTACCCGGCGACGCGTCGCCTGCGACGCCTGTCTTCGTGA
- a CDS encoding serine hydrolase domain-containing protein, whose protein sequence is MRSIYTLASLCFVATTGRAAAAQNPGAIEHHLRYGVRVEGQADTAMELVDRMRSYHVPGVSIAVIDNYRVVFAKGFGVTEFGGTKAVDTTTLFLAGSISKPVFTSGFLRVAEDRKISLDADINTLLKSWHLPESKFTEREKVTPRRLLTHSAGLTVWGFPGYALGGPVPTVPQLLDGAAPANTPAVRNDTIPGARWLYSGGGITILQLATTDITGEEFPALMHRLVLQPAGMARSTYENPLPVNRRGEAASGHEQIDTPVPGGFHVYPEMAAAGLWTTPSDLARWAIALSHSYRGERGGVLSTSMARQMVSKQMRQQPPYGTGYWGLGVAVGGDGDSLTFSHGGRDEGFVADMFMRPGSGRGLVIMMNGVNGGLMSEIERAFAEEYGFGAGPRVIKTIAAKSPSELGAYVGRYVGVAGSDTARFDVSVAPDGKSLQVYNSTGHRALPIAPLGGDRFVGLEGGGEWTFERTGDLTSPVRSIALGTGPNRRVLFRERSDVGAP, encoded by the coding sequence GTGAGATCGATCTACACACTTGCGTCGCTTTGCTTCGTCGCGACCACGGGCCGCGCTGCCGCAGCACAGAATCCCGGCGCGATCGAGCACCATCTCCGATACGGTGTCCGCGTCGAGGGACAAGCCGACACCGCGATGGAGCTCGTCGATCGCATGCGCTCCTACCACGTGCCAGGCGTCAGCATCGCCGTCATCGACAATTATCGCGTCGTATTCGCCAAGGGGTTCGGCGTCACCGAGTTCGGTGGCACCAAAGCGGTCGACACTACGACACTCTTTCTCGCCGGATCGATCAGCAAGCCGGTGTTCACCAGTGGATTCCTGCGTGTCGCCGAGGATCGCAAGATCTCGCTCGACGCGGACATCAACACGCTGCTCAAATCGTGGCATCTCCCCGAGAGCAAATTCACCGAGCGCGAGAAGGTGACCCCTCGTCGTCTGCTCACCCATTCGGCGGGTCTCACGGTCTGGGGGTTTCCGGGCTACGCACTCGGTGGCCCGGTTCCGACCGTGCCGCAGCTCCTCGACGGCGCGGCGCCGGCAAACACGCCCGCTGTCCGCAACGACACCATTCCCGGTGCACGCTGGCTGTACTCCGGTGGAGGAATCACGATCCTGCAGCTCGCGACCACGGATATCACCGGCGAGGAGTTTCCGGCGCTGATGCACCGGCTCGTGCTGCAGCCGGCGGGAATGGCGCGCAGCACGTACGAAAACCCGCTGCCAGTCAATCGCCGCGGCGAGGCCGCGAGCGGACATGAGCAAATTGATACACCGGTACCTGGTGGCTTTCACGTGTACCCGGAGATGGCGGCCGCGGGGCTGTGGACCACTCCGTCCGATCTCGCGCGGTGGGCCATTGCGCTGTCGCACTCCTATCGCGGCGAGCGCGGGGGCGTGCTCTCGACGTCGATGGCGCGGCAGATGGTGTCGAAACAAATGCGTCAGCAACCACCGTATGGCACCGGTTACTGGGGGCTCGGCGTCGCCGTGGGCGGTGACGGTGACTCGTTGACGTTCTCGCACGGCGGACGCGACGAGGGTTTCGTCGCCGACATGTTCATGCGCCCCGGCAGCGGTCGCGGGCTCGTCATCATGATGAATGGCGTCAACGGCGGGTTGATGTCAGAGATCGAGCGCGCCTTCGCCGAGGAGTATGGTTTCGGCGCGGGTCCGCGCGTGATCAAGACCATCGCCGCGAAGTCACCGTCCGAGCTCGGAGCGTACGTGGGCCGCTACGTCGGCGTCGCCGGAAGCGACACCGCGCGCTTCGACGTCAGTGTCGCACCTGACGGCAAGTCACTCCAGGTCTACAACTCCACCGGGCACCGCGCCTTGCCGATCGCGCCGTTAGGCGGCGACCGGTTCGTCGGGTTGGAGGGAGGTGGTGAGTGGACGTTCGAGCGTACTGGAGACCTTACGTCGCCGGTGCGGTCAATCGCGCTCGGCACGGGTCCGAATCGGCGCGTGCTGTTCCGGGAACGGAGCGATGTCGGCGCTCCGTAG
- a CDS encoding DUF3224 domain-containing protein: MKKTANARFAIKSWDEKPYSEGEDQPKLTRASVVKTFSGDIEGEGRVEYLMMYRGDGTATFVGLERISGRIDGKSGSFVLHRVGVFEGGQAKESYSVVRDSATGELRGLVGEGRSTVGHATDYPFALDYELAPSPG, translated from the coding sequence GTGAAGAAGACAGCGAATGCTCGATTCGCAATCAAGAGCTGGGATGAGAAGCCCTATAGCGAGGGCGAGGACCAGCCGAAGCTCACGCGGGCGAGCGTCGTCAAGACGTTCAGCGGCGACATCGAGGGCGAGGGACGTGTCGAATACCTCATGATGTACCGCGGCGACGGCACGGCGACCTTCGTCGGTCTCGAGCGGATCAGCGGACGAATCGATGGCAAGAGCGGCTCCTTCGTTCTCCACCGCGTCGGAGTATTCGAGGGCGGTCAAGCAAAGGAGTCGTATTCTGTCGTCCGTGACTCGGCCACCGGAGAGCTACGTGGTCTCGTGGGCGAGGGGCGCTCCACCGTTGGCCATGCGACCGACTATCCGTTCGCGCTGGATTATGAGCTGGCACCGTCACCGGGCTAG
- a CDS encoding FtsX-like permease family protein, producing the protein MTAAAAITLVLGTIGLYGVMAYMVALRTREFGIRVALGADRRQLARTVAMRGLRLIAGGVLAGLILYAIAAPFLRAFLYGVTPSDPLTLIGAILALVGTASLASWLPARRAAQVDPADALRAE; encoded by the coding sequence ATGACCGCCGCCGCTGCGATCACGCTGGTGCTCGGCACCATTGGCTTGTACGGCGTCATGGCGTACATGGTCGCGCTGAGGACGCGCGAGTTCGGCATTCGCGTCGCGCTGGGCGCCGACCGTCGGCAACTCGCGCGCACGGTAGCGATGCGCGGTCTTCGATTGATCGCTGGCGGCGTACTCGCGGGTTTGATTCTCTACGCCATCGCTGCGCCCTTCCTGCGCGCGTTTCTCTACGGCGTCACGCCGAGCGATCCGCTAACGCTCATCGGGGCGATTCTCGCGCTCGTCGGCACGGCGTCGCTTGCGAGCTGGCTGCCTGCGAGGAGAGCCGCGCAGGTCGACCCAGCGGACGCGCTTCGCGCGGAGTAG
- a CDS encoding DUF3455 domain-containing protein — translation MTRTVLRCFSSSLVVAMAALASACSNEAPVAPAGAATRGVAVLADVSDGNRLPDLTACPALAAPVGSTLVLHAFGIGFQVYHWNGTSWGAPTPAATIYADAGGHGQVATHFAGPSWQSNSGSKVVGTVLNRCTVDPASIQWLSLSAVPTGNGIFAKVTFIQRLNTAGGIAPATDGTTIGQEARVPYTADYLFYDVQ, via the coding sequence ATGACTAGGACCGTATTGCGGTGTTTTAGTAGCTCATTGGTAGTCGCGATGGCGGCGCTCGCGAGCGCATGCTCCAATGAGGCGCCTGTCGCACCAGCCGGCGCGGCGACGCGGGGCGTGGCCGTGCTCGCCGATGTGAGCGATGGGAATCGGCTGCCAGACCTGACTGCCTGCCCGGCACTGGCCGCGCCAGTGGGAAGCACGCTCGTGCTCCACGCCTTCGGCATCGGCTTTCAAGTCTATCACTGGAACGGAACGAGCTGGGGCGCTCCCACGCCGGCGGCAACGATCTACGCCGACGCCGGAGGCCACGGGCAGGTCGCCACACACTTCGCCGGTCCCTCTTGGCAGAGCAACAGTGGCAGCAAGGTCGTCGGCACGGTGCTCAACCGCTGCACGGTGGATCCGGCGTCGATCCAGTGGCTCTCGCTCAGCGCGGTGCCGACTGGGAACGGCATTTTCGCGAAAGTAACGTTCATCCAGCGGCTCAACACCGCCGGCGGCATTGCTCCCGCTACAGATGGGACGACGATTGGCCAGGAAGCGCGTGTGCCGTATACGGCCGATTACTTATTCTACGACGTGCAGTAA